In a single window of the Amycolatopsis sp. cg5 genome:
- a CDS encoding NAD(P)/FAD-dependent oxidoreductase, whose protein sequence is MSVQTFDVVVIGAGPVGENAAARAVRGGLTAALVEKERFGGECSYWACIPSKALLRPGNALAAAKRLPGVPVGDALDAKAVFARRDWFTSKGDDTGQFDWAVGAGIEAIRGEAKITGVKEVTVGERVLVARHAVIVCTGSVPVTPPIPGLDEIPVWGSREATSASEVPARLAVLGGGVVGVEMAQAWARLGAKVDLILTGARPLPKLPPFAGDAVAAGLRADGVTVHTGSGLERASLVDGAAKLELRGGVELTADKLLVATGRRPATENLGVESIGLTPGKPLTVDDAGRVSEVDGGWLFAAGDVTGRAPVTHQGKYAARAAGDAVAALARGEAVKPEPWSGYAATADHHAVPQVIFTDPEVASVGLTAAREGKPDRVVEIDIAVAGSSLHADDFAGKASMVVDTERSVLLGVTFAGQDVAELLHAATIAIVGEVPLDRLWHAVPAFPTMSEVWLRLLEEYGL, encoded by the coding sequence ATGTCCGTACAGACTTTTGACGTAGTGGTGATCGGCGCGGGGCCCGTCGGCGAGAACGCCGCGGCCAGGGCGGTGCGTGGCGGGCTGACCGCCGCGCTCGTCGAAAAGGAACGTTTCGGCGGTGAATGTTCCTATTGGGCGTGCATCCCGAGCAAGGCGTTGCTACGTCCCGGAAACGCGCTGGCGGCCGCGAAACGCCTGCCAGGCGTCCCGGTGGGTGACGCGCTCGACGCCAAGGCCGTGTTCGCCAGGCGGGACTGGTTCACGTCCAAAGGGGACGACACGGGCCAGTTCGACTGGGCGGTCGGCGCCGGCATCGAGGCGATCCGCGGCGAGGCGAAGATCACCGGCGTCAAGGAGGTCACCGTCGGCGAGCGGGTGCTCGTCGCGCGGCACGCGGTGATCGTCTGCACAGGCAGCGTTCCGGTGACCCCGCCGATCCCGGGGCTCGACGAGATTCCGGTGTGGGGTTCCCGTGAGGCGACTTCGGCGAGCGAAGTGCCCGCACGGCTGGCGGTGCTCGGCGGCGGTGTCGTCGGCGTCGAGATGGCGCAGGCGTGGGCGCGGCTCGGCGCGAAGGTCGATCTCATCCTCACTGGGGCAAGGCCTTTGCCGAAGCTGCCGCCGTTCGCCGGTGACGCCGTCGCGGCCGGGCTGCGCGCGGACGGTGTCACCGTGCACACCGGGTCCGGGCTGGAGCGTGCGTCCCTAGTGGACGGTGCGGCGAAACTCGAACTGCGCGGCGGCGTCGAGCTGACCGCCGACAAGCTGCTCGTCGCGACCGGGCGCCGCCCCGCGACGGAGAACCTCGGCGTCGAGTCGATCGGGCTGACCCCCGGCAAACCGCTGACCGTCGACGACGCGGGCCGAGTGTCCGAAGTGGACGGAGGGTGGCTGTTCGCGGCGGGCGACGTCACCGGCCGCGCCCCGGTGACCCATCAGGGCAAGTACGCGGCCCGCGCGGCAGGCGACGCCGTCGCCGCGCTCGCCCGCGGCGAGGCCGTCAAACCGGAGCCGTGGAGCGGATACGCCGCGACCGCCGACCACCACGCGGTGCCCCAGGTGATCTTCACCGACCCCGAGGTCGCCTCGGTCGGCCTCACCGCCGCCCGCGAGGGCAAGCCGGACCGCGTCGTCGAGATCGACATCGCCGTCGCGGGCTCGTCGCTGCACGCGGACGACTTCGCGGGCAAGGCCTCGATGGTCGTCGACACCGAGCGCTCGGTGCTGCTCGGCGTCACCTTCGCGGGCCAGGACGTCGCCGAACTCCTGCACGCGGCCACGATCGCCATCGTCGGCGAGGTCCCGCTGGACCGCCTGTGGCACGCGGTGCCCGCCTTCCCGACCATGAGCGAGGTCTGGCTCCGCCTGCTCGAGGAATACGGCCTCTGA
- a CDS encoding Lsr2 family protein, whose product MAQNTAVHLLDDLNGEPAEESVSFALDGIEYDIDLSAENAGNLRAIFEAYVTNGRRVGGRKRAPRIIAQPKASRRKAAPKPAAAAKTAVAKTAAKKAAPAKAAPVKAAPKRAAAAKAAPVKATATRAKTTRTAKAAPAAAAKKAAPAKAATKPAAKPAAKKAAPAKPATKATATKAAAKPAAKTAAAKPTARTTAAKTPAAKAPAAKAPAAKTAAAKAPAKAAAKPAAAKTAAAKPAADKPAAAKTTRTIRKAPPVKFSAAQ is encoded by the coding sequence GTGGCCCAGAACACTGCTGTGCACTTGCTGGACGACCTCAACGGCGAGCCCGCCGAGGAATCGGTCAGCTTCGCCTTGGACGGGATCGAGTACGACATCGATCTTTCCGCCGAGAACGCCGGAAACCTGCGCGCGATCTTCGAGGCCTACGTGACGAACGGCCGCCGGGTCGGTGGCCGCAAGCGCGCGCCGCGGATCATCGCGCAGCCGAAGGCGTCGCGCCGGAAGGCGGCCCCGAAGCCCGCCGCGGCGGCGAAAACGGCCGTGGCGAAAACGGCCGCGAAGAAGGCAGCGCCCGCGAAGGCCGCTCCGGTGAAGGCGGCGCCGAAGCGTGCCGCCGCCGCCAAGGCCGCGCCGGTCAAGGCGACCGCCACGCGTGCCAAGACCACGCGCACGGCCAAGGCCGCACCGGCCGCGGCTGCCAAGAAGGCCGCTCCGGCGAAGGCCGCCACCAAGCCCGCGGCGAAGCCAGCTGCCAAGAAGGCGGCGCCCGCGAAGCCCGCCACCAAGGCGACCGCGACCAAGGCGGCGGCCAAGCCTGCCGCCAAGACGGCTGCCGCGAAGCCCACCGCGCGCACCACCGCCGCGAAGACCCCGGCTGCCAAGGCCCCCGCGGCTAAGGCTCCGGCCGCCAAGACCGCCGCTGCCAAGGCGCCCGCGAAGGCCGCTGCCAAGCCCGCAGCCGCCAAGACGGCCGCCGCGAAGCCCGCGGCCGACAAGCCCGCCGCGGCGAAGACCACGCGCACGATCCGCAAGGCACCGCCGGTCAAGTTCTCGGCCGCGCAGTAA
- a CDS encoding biotin/lipoate A/B protein ligase family protein produces MTAGDISAGSSDPAENLALDEALLRAAPAGPLIWIWRNPACVVVGRGQKVHREVRTDVCAQDGIPVLRRASGGGTVFHDSGNLNVTLVLPDAGERPLEAIGELMSGAVSELGLPPRLGDRGLFIGEAKLCGFAVFRTKTGLLAHSTLLVHTAAERVGRYLTGPPPDPKPLDSHRSQVASLAEHGLRAGIDEAAAAVRVAATRQFDGLAKRPPSAEERDWQRRLLDSRYRFPDWHAEGRQKDS; encoded by the coding sequence GTGACAGCGGGCGACATCAGCGCGGGGTCTTCGGATCCTGCCGAAAACCTCGCGCTGGATGAAGCCCTGCTGCGCGCCGCGCCTGCCGGGCCGCTGATCTGGATCTGGCGCAACCCGGCCTGCGTGGTCGTCGGGCGCGGGCAGAAGGTGCATCGCGAGGTGCGCACGGACGTCTGCGCCCAGGACGGGATTCCCGTGCTGCGGCGGGCAAGCGGCGGCGGCACGGTTTTTCACGATAGCGGGAATTTGAACGTCACCCTGGTGTTGCCCGACGCCGGTGAGCGCCCGCTGGAAGCCATCGGCGAGCTCATGAGCGGCGCGGTGTCCGAGCTGGGGCTGCCGCCCCGGCTCGGCGATCGCGGCCTGTTCATCGGCGAAGCGAAGCTGTGCGGGTTCGCGGTGTTCCGCACCAAGACCGGGCTGCTGGCGCATTCGACACTGCTGGTCCACACGGCGGCCGAACGCGTCGGCCGGTATCTCACCGGGCCGCCGCCGGACCCGAAGCCGTTGGACTCGCATCGCAGCCAGGTCGCCTCGCTGGCCGAACACGGCCTGCGGGCGGGCATCGACGAGGCGGCGGCCGCGGTGCGCGTCGCCGCGACCCGGCAGTTCGACGGGCTGGCCAAGCGGCCGCCCAGCGCGGAGGAACGGGACTGGCAGCGGCGGCTGCTCGATTCGAGGTACCGGTTCCCCGACTGGCATGCCGAGGGGCGCCAGAAGGACTCGTGA
- a CDS encoding NAD(P)(+) transhydrogenase (Re/Si-specific) subunit beta yields the protein MTSFIAVLYIISFALFIYGLMGLTGPRTAVRGNWIAAVGMGIAVVATLLTPGMSNWVLIILGVAIGTVVGVPSARKVKMTAMPQMVALFNGVGGGAVALIAWVEFRSSDGYAHEPKYVAIASLFSAIVGSISFWGSNIAFGKLQELISGRPISLGKLQQPINALLLLVALGCAITIGFGGDSELLIVGLLIAAGVLGVTSVLPIGGADMPVVISLLNALTGLSAAAMGLALNNTALIVAGMIVGASGSILTNLMAKAMNRSIPAIVAGGFGGGSSVASNRSAEERPVRSTSASDTAIQMAYANKVVVVPGYGMAVAQAQHQVREMAKLLEAKGITVAYAIHPVAGRMPGHMNVLLAEADVPYEQLKEMDEINSEFAQTDVALVIGANDVTNPAAETDPGSPIYGMPILKVNHSRSVIVLKRSMSSGFAGIDNDLFYDPKTSMLFGDAKSSVGEIVEELKAL from the coding sequence ATGACGAGTTTCATCGCTGTCCTCTACATCATCTCCTTCGCCTTGTTCATCTACGGCCTGATGGGCCTGACCGGCCCGCGCACGGCCGTGCGCGGCAACTGGATCGCCGCCGTCGGCATGGGCATCGCGGTCGTCGCGACGCTGCTGACGCCGGGCATGAGCAACTGGGTCCTCATCATCCTGGGTGTCGCGATCGGCACCGTGGTCGGCGTCCCGTCGGCACGCAAGGTCAAGATGACCGCGATGCCGCAGATGGTGGCCTTGTTCAACGGCGTGGGCGGCGGCGCGGTCGCGCTCATCGCCTGGGTCGAGTTCCGGTCCTCCGACGGCTACGCGCACGAGCCGAAGTACGTGGCTATCGCGTCGCTGTTCTCGGCGATCGTGGGTTCCATTTCGTTCTGGGGCTCCAACATCGCGTTCGGGAAGCTGCAGGAGCTGATCTCCGGCCGTCCGATCAGCCTCGGCAAGCTCCAGCAGCCGATCAACGCGCTGCTGTTGCTCGTCGCGCTCGGTTGCGCGATCACCATCGGCTTCGGCGGTGACAGCGAACTGCTGATCGTCGGCCTGCTGATCGCGGCGGGCGTGCTGGGTGTCACCTCGGTGCTGCCGATCGGTGGCGCGGACATGCCCGTGGTCATCTCGCTGCTGAACGCCCTCACCGGGCTGTCGGCCGCCGCGATGGGCCTCGCACTGAACAACACCGCGCTGATCGTCGCCGGCATGATCGTCGGCGCCTCCGGTTCGATCCTGACCAACCTGATGGCGAAGGCGATGAACCGGTCGATCCCGGCGATCGTCGCAGGCGGGTTCGGCGGCGGTTCGTCGGTGGCCAGCAACCGGTCCGCGGAGGAACGCCCGGTCCGCAGCACCAGCGCGTCCGACACGGCCATCCAGATGGCCTACGCGAACAAGGTCGTGGTCGTGCCCGGGTACGGCATGGCCGTCGCGCAGGCACAGCACCAGGTCCGCGAGATGGCGAAGCTGCTGGAGGCCAAGGGGATCACGGTCGCCTACGCGATCCACCCGGTCGCCGGTCGCATGCCGGGGCACATGAACGTGCTGCTGGCCGAGGCCGACGTGCCGTACGAGCAGCTCAAGGAAATGGACGAGATCAACTCCGAGTTCGCCCAGACCGACGTCGCGCTGGTGATCGGCGCGAACGACGTCACGAACCCGGCCGCGGAGACCGACCCCGGCTCGCCGATCTACGGCATGCCGATCCTCAAGGTCAACCACAGCCGCTCGGTGATCGTCCTGAAACGCTCGATGAGCTCGGGCTTCGCCGGCATCGACAACGACCTGTTCTACGATCCGAAGACCAGCATGCTCTTCGGCGACGCGAAGTCTTCGGTGGGCGAGATCGTGGAGGAACTCAAAGCACTGTGA
- a CDS encoding NAD(P) transhydrogenase subunit alpha, whose translation MLVQSLAILVLAGFVGFTVISKVPNTLHTPLMSGTNAIHGIVLLGGLVVLGLSADGVLNKILLVIAIAFGTINVVGGFLVTDRMLSMFKDKKKEGADS comes from the coding sequence ATGCTGGTGCAGAGCCTGGCCATCCTGGTGCTGGCCGGTTTCGTGGGTTTCACGGTGATCTCCAAGGTGCCCAACACCTTGCACACCCCGCTGATGTCGGGCACGAACGCCATCCACGGCATCGTGCTGCTCGGCGGCCTGGTCGTGCTCGGCCTGTCGGCTGACGGCGTGCTCAACAAGATCCTGCTGGTGATCGCGATCGCGTTCGGCACGATCAACGTGGTGGGCGGGTTCCTGGTGACCGACCGCATGCTGTCGATGTTCAAGGACAAGAAGAAAGAGGGAGCCGACTCATGA